The proteins below come from a single Haemorhous mexicanus isolate bHaeMex1 chromosome 20, bHaeMex1.pri, whole genome shotgun sequence genomic window:
- the LOC132336675 gene encoding ankyrin repeat domain-containing protein 40-like translates to MSGAAEARELEERLREAAALGDVAEVRRLLGAGADIDSRNEINGWTCLHWACKRNHAQVVSCLLEAGADKQILTAKGELAAQLTSKPDIRKILGEEQTECQGVKDLNLSIVANYLASPFPNIYTEESIPGSLAESQNESASISSASQSETSPCPSTTQAERICIPMSCSSGETFPAPDAAARPPPTPTVSAAAACASPQVPYGPSCSLATNPSLGLCSPGVSGQALPLQPHTSPSSPVPTFQPFFFTGTFPHNMQELVLKVRVQNLRDNDFIEIELDRQELTYQDLLRVSCCELGINPEQVEKIRKLPNTLLRKDKDVARLQDFQELELVLMRSDSSPFLNTAAVLMEQPCYKSRASKLTY, encoded by the exons ATGAGCGGAGCAGCGGAGGCGCGGGAGCTGGAAGAGCGGCTGCgagaggcagcagccctgggggacGTGGCGGAGGTGCGGCGGCTGCTGGGCGCGGGGGCGGACATCGACTCCCGCAACGAGATCAATGGCTG gacCTGCCTACACTGGGCCTGTAAGCGGAACCATGCCCAAGTGGTGTCCTGCCTGCTGGAGGCTGGTGCAGACAAACAGATCCTCACTGCTAAGGGAGAGCTGGCGGCACAGCTAACGTCAAAACCAGACATCCGCAAGATTTTGGGAG AGGAACAAACTGAATGTCAAGGAGTGAAGGATTTAAATTTATCCATTGTTGCGAACTACTTGGCCAGCCCATTCCCTAACATTTACACCGAAGAAAGCATTCCAGGCAGCTTggcagaatcccagaatgaaaGTGCTTCCATCTCTTCTGCTTCCCAGAGTGAAACTAGCCCTTGTCCATCAACAACTCAGGCTGAAAGGATCTGCATACCCATGTCATGCAGCAGTGGCGAGACTTTCCCAGCACCGGATGCAGCAGCCAGGCCACCCCCTACGCCTactgtctctgcagcagcagcgtgTGCCAGCCCACAGGTGCCCTACggccccagctgctctctggccacaaaccccagcctggggctctgctccccaggagtaTCTGGCCAGGCCTTGCCTCTTCAGCCTCAcacctcccccagcagccccgtACCCACCTTCCAGCCCTTCTTCTTCACTGGAACATTCCCACATAACATGCAAG AACTTGTACTCAAGGTCAGAGTCCAGAACCTGAGAGACAATGACTTCATTGAGATTGAACTGGACAGACAAGAATTGACCTATCAAGATCTGCTCAGAGTGAGCTGCTGTGAACTGGGTATTAATCCAGAGCAAGTAGAGAAGATCAGAAAACTACCCAATACACTTCTAAGAAAG GACAAGGATGTTGCCAGACTCCAGGACTTCCAAGAGCTGGAGTTGGTCCTTATGAGAAGTGACAGCTCTCCTTTCCTGAACACTGCGGCTGTGCTGATGGAGCAGCCATGCTACAAAAGCAGAGCATCCAAGCTGACCTACTGA